A DNA window from Acidobacteriota bacterium contains the following coding sequences:
- a CDS encoding DUF1552 domain-containing protein, with protein MMISRKALPRRTVLRGIGAALALPLLDGMVPALTALGRTAAKPVRRLGVVYVPNGIVMDQWIPATAGTGFEITPILQPLERFRDRLLVVSGLSNKGPDNIHETGATSFLTGVPPKRTQGSQLGAGVSMDQLVAREAGRHTQLASLELALESGDDVGTCGGGYTCAYTNTICWRSTTTPLPMETNPRTVFERLLGDTGGTDPAARLARIEQNRSLLDAVTDKVAALRRDLGPRDRLKLGEYLEAVRDIERRIQKAEAQVDQELPEIAPPLGVPAAFDEHAKLMFDLQVLAYQTDLTRVVSFMISREYSGRTYPQIGVPEAHHPTSHHQQDPDKLEKLTRINTYHTSLLAYYLDKLRATPDGDGSLLDHVAVLYGGGLSDGNRHSSENLPILLAGGGAGTLHCGQHLQCPDPTPMSNLHVSLMDKLGVPVEAFGTSTGEIQELSGV; from the coding sequence ATGATGATCAGCAGGAAGGCTCTCCCTCGCCGTACGGTGCTCCGCGGCATCGGCGCCGCGCTGGCGCTGCCGCTCCTCGACGGCATGGTGCCGGCGCTGACCGCCCTGGGCCGGACCGCGGCGAAGCCGGTCAGACGGCTCGGCGTCGTCTACGTGCCGAACGGCATCGTGATGGATCAGTGGATTCCCGCCACGGCAGGTACGGGGTTCGAGATCACCCCGATCCTGCAGCCGCTGGAGCGGTTCCGGGACCGCTTGCTGGTCGTGTCGGGACTCAGCAACAAGGGCCCGGACAACATCCACGAGACCGGGGCCACGAGCTTCCTGACCGGCGTGCCGCCGAAGCGCACGCAGGGCTCCCAGCTCGGGGCCGGCGTGTCGATGGATCAGTTGGTGGCAAGAGAAGCCGGCCGGCACACGCAACTCGCGTCGCTGGAGCTGGCGCTGGAGTCGGGCGACGATGTGGGTACGTGTGGTGGGGGCTACACCTGTGCATACACCAACACGATCTGCTGGCGGAGCACGACGACGCCGTTGCCGATGGAGACCAACCCGCGGACGGTGTTCGAGCGCCTGCTGGGAGACACGGGCGGCACCGATCCCGCCGCGCGGCTGGCGCGCATCGAGCAGAATCGCAGCCTCCTGGACGCGGTGACCGACAAGGTGGCCGCGTTGCGGCGCGATCTCGGGCCGCGCGATCGCCTGAAGCTCGGCGAATACCTGGAGGCCGTGCGCGACATCGAGCGCCGCATCCAGAAGGCCGAGGCGCAGGTCGACCAGGAACTGCCCGAGATTGCGCCGCCGCTGGGCGTTCCCGCCGCCTTCGACGAGCATGCGAAGCTGATGTTCGACCTGCAGGTGCTGGCCTACCAGACCGACCTGACCCGCGTCGTCAGCTTCATGATCAGCCGCGAGTACAGCGGGCGGACCTACCCGCAGATTGGCGTGCCGGAAGCGCACCACCCGACCTCGCATCACCAGCAGGACCCGGACAAGCTGGAGAAGCTGACCCGGATCAACACGTACCACACGTCGTTGCTGGCGTACTACCTGGACAAGCTGCGCGCCACGCCGGACGGCGACGGCTCGCTGCTCGATCACGTGGCGGTGCTGTACGGCGGCGGCCTGAGCGACGGCAACCGACACTCCTCGGAGAACCTGCCGATACTGCTCGCCGGCGGTGGGGCGGGGACGCTGCACTGCGGACAGCACCTGCAGTGTCCGGACCCGACCCCGATGTCCAACCTGCACGTGTCGCTGATGGACAAGCTCGGCGTGCCGGTCGAGGCGTTCGGAACGAGCACGGGGGAGATTCAGGAACTCTCGGGCGTCTAG